One window of Trifolium pratense cultivar HEN17-A07 linkage group LG5, ARS_RC_1.1, whole genome shotgun sequence genomic DNA carries:
- the LOC123884981 gene encoding F-box protein At5g49610 yields MEKLGDGIFPDEVVMQILARLPVKSLFRSKTVCKLWYKLTFDKYFIQLYNDVSRKNPMILVEISDSLLECKSSLICVDNLRGVFEFSLNFLNDRVKVRASCNGLLCCSSIPDMGVYYVCNPVTREFRLLPKSRERPVTRFYPDGEATLVGLACDPAFQKFNVVLAGSHRTFGHRPDGKFICLVFDSELNKWRKLISFQDEHFTHMNKNQVVFVNNALHWLTVSSSYILVLDLSCDIWKKMSLPYDPIYGVGNRTYLLELDGCLSVIQISEAWMIIWVLKDYWKDEWSVVDKVSLRCIRGMVPGIFPISQTSEYVFLATHKQVLVYHRRSQVWKEMYSVKYSSTLPLWFSAHAYRSTMFSCN; encoded by the coding sequence ATGGAAAAATTAGGAGATGGGATTTTTCCAGATGAGGTTGTTATGCAGATTCTTGCAAGATTACCAGTGAAATCGCTTTTTAGGAGCAAAACTGTGTGCAAATTATGGTATAAGTTGACTTTCGATAAGTATTTTATTCAATTATACAATGATGTTTCTAGGAAGAATCCTATGATACTTGTTGAGATTTCAGATTCATTGTTAGAGTGCAAATCTAGCTTAATTTGTGTTGATAATTTAAGGGGTGTCTTTGAATTTTCGCTGAATTTCTTGAATGATAGAGTTAAGGTTCGCGCGTCGTGTAATGGATTATTGTGTTGTTCTAGTATTCCTGATATGGGTGTGTACTATGTTTGTAATCCGGTTACTCGAGAGTTTAGGTTGCTTCCTAAGAGTAGGGAGAGGCCGGTGACTCGGTTTTATCCTGATGGTGAAGCTACCTTGGTTGGGTTGGCTTGTGATCCGGCTTTTCAGAAGTTTAATGTTGTTCTTGCTGGTAGTCATCGTACTTTTGGGCATAGGCCGGATGGGAAATTCATATGTTTGGTGTTTGATTCGGAGTTGAATAAGTGGAGGAAGTTGATTTCTTTTCAAGATGAACATTTTACTCATATGAATAAGAATCAAGTTGTTTTCGTCAATAATGCTTTGCATTGGTTGACTGTTAGCTCGAGTTATATACTCGTGCTTGATTTAAGTTGCGATATTTGGAAGAAGATGTCGTTGCCGTACGACCCGATTTATGGAGTGGGAAATAGGACTTATCTATTGGAGTTAGATGGTTGTCTTTCTGTTATTCAAATTTCGGAAGCGTGGATGATTATATGGGTGCTAAAAGACTACTGGAAAGATGAATGGTCTGTCGTGGATAAGGTGAGTCTAAGGTGTATCAGAGGAATGGTGCCGGGGATTTTCCCGATCAGTCAGACAAGTGAATATGTTTTCTTGGCAACTCATAAGCAGGTTTTGGTGTATCATCGCAGGAGCCAAGTTTGGAAAGAAATGTACTCTGTGAAGTATAGCTCAACACTCCCATTATGGTTTTCAGCACATGCGTATCGCAGCACAATGTTCTCGTGTAACTGA